In one Nitrospirota bacterium genomic region, the following are encoded:
- a CDS encoding PilZ domain-containing protein, whose protein sequence is MRGNHHNQRNFFRVDAYIPFTHRRIPSGEPAVRTAAVLSPEEALLLQDIAVKKVNISGGGLAFDSQRPYNPGDRIEIAMVLKVRDGALVVCGEVVRTDQVRGLYRVAVRYLDMDEKIRGIITKFVFLRERELRDEKRAGWL, encoded by the coding sequence ATGAGAGGTAATCATCACAACCAGAGGAACTTCTTCAGGGTCGATGCGTATATCCCCTTTACGCACCGCCGCATCCCTTCCGGAGAGCCAGCGGTGCGTACCGCCGCTGTTTTATCTCCGGAGGAGGCCCTCCTGCTGCAAGACATCGCTGTCAAGAAAGTCAATATCAGTGGAGGCGGCCTCGCCTTTGACTCGCAGAGACCGTACAATCCGGGTGATCGGATCGAGATAGCCATGGTGCTGAAGGTCCGGGACGGCGCGCTCGTCGTCTGCGGTGAAGTGGTGCGGACCGATCAGGTGAGGGGTCTCTACCGTGTCGCGGTCAGGTACCTCGATATGGACGAAAAGATCAGGGGCATTATCACCAAATTCGTCTTCCTGCGGGAGCGCGAGCTCAGGGATGAAAAACGCGCCGGGTGGCTGTGA
- a CDS encoding prephenate dehydrogenase/arogenate dehydrogenase family protein: protein MHDVFFNKTAILGVGLVGASCGLALKEKRLCTAIVGYGRREENLRQAKRRGIIDAYSLDSRAACEDADLVILATPVGLFSGLVEQIRPSLKKGALVTDVGSVKGCLVPAIEAVMPQGVEYIGSHPIAGGDRSGIEDARADLFSNALCIVTPTSRSDQKAMERVVELWRRLGARVELLDPDMHDEIYATVSHLPHLIAYALVNTVGDINPDYLDYTGQGFRDTTRIALSSPEMWRDIALLNRDNLIKFIGLFRNNLDTLERLLVAADDAGIEEEFRKAQALRRKLQ, encoded by the coding sequence ATGCATGACGTATTCTTCAATAAAACAGCCATCCTCGGTGTCGGCCTCGTGGGCGCTTCCTGCGGCCTTGCGCTCAAGGAGAAGAGGTTATGCACGGCGATCGTGGGGTACGGCAGGAGGGAAGAGAACCTCCGGCAGGCGAAGCGGCGCGGCATCATCGACGCCTACAGCCTCGACAGCCGCGCGGCGTGCGAGGACGCGGACCTCGTCATACTCGCCACGCCGGTCGGCCTCTTCAGCGGCCTCGTCGAGCAGATACGCCCGAGCCTGAAGAAAGGCGCCCTGGTCACCGATGTGGGGAGCGTCAAGGGATGCCTGGTCCCGGCGATCGAGGCGGTAATGCCCCAGGGGGTGGAGTATATCGGCTCGCACCCTATTGCCGGAGGCGACAGATCGGGCATCGAGGATGCGCGGGCAGACCTCTTCAGCAACGCCCTCTGCATCGTGACTCCCACAAGCCGTTCCGACCAGAAGGCCATGGAGCGGGTCGTCGAGCTCTGGAGGCGGCTGGGCGCCCGGGTAGAGCTGCTGGACCCCGATATGCATGACGAGATCTATGCGACCGTGAGCCACCTGCCGCACCTCATCGCCTACGCCCTCGTGAACACCGTCGGCGATATCAACCCCGACTACCTCGACTATACCGGCCAGGGGTTCCGGGATACGACGCGCATCGCCCTGAGCTCTCCCGAGATGTGGCGGGACATCGCGCTCCTCAACAGGGACAACCTCATCAAATTCATAGGTCTCTTCAGGAACAACCTCGATACCCTGGAGCGCCTGCTCGTCGCTGCCGACGACGCGGGCATCGAAGAAGAGTTCAGGAAGGCCCAGGCATTGAGGAGGAAGCTGCAGTAA
- the mtnP gene encoding S-methyl-5'-thioadenosine phosphorylase, with amino-acid sequence MTAIKVGIIGGSGMDDPRLMKDKKEKKVKTPYGAPSSALTTGKIHGVDTVILARHGKGHTIYPTGVNFRANLFALKEADCTHILATTAVGSLREKIRPGDFVFVDQFIDFTKHRPLTFHDEKVIHTPMAEPFCAGLRTLLVTAAKELKLRHHSKGTVITIEGPRFSTKAESHMFRMWGADVINMSTVPEVILAREVGICYQSIAMSTDYDCWKEGEEPVTWEMVLSIMTKNAENVKKLLVQTVAKISSGGCEHCT; translated from the coding sequence ATGACAGCGATAAAAGTGGGCATCATCGGCGGCTCGGGCATGGACGATCCGCGCCTGATGAAAGATAAAAAAGAGAAGAAGGTCAAGACCCCCTACGGCGCGCCCTCCTCAGCCCTGACGACCGGGAAGATCCACGGCGTCGACACGGTCATTCTCGCCCGCCACGGCAAAGGCCATACGATCTATCCCACAGGCGTCAATTTCAGGGCCAACCTCTTCGCCCTGAAGGAGGCGGACTGCACGCATATCCTCGCCACGACCGCCGTCGGCTCGCTGCGGGAGAAGATACGGCCCGGCGACTTCGTATTCGTCGACCAGTTCATCGACTTCACCAAGCACCGCCCGCTTACCTTCCACGATGAGAAGGTGATCCATACGCCGATGGCCGAGCCGTTCTGCGCCGGCCTGCGCACGCTGCTCGTCACCGCGGCAAAGGAGCTCAAGCTGAGACACCACTCCAAAGGCACGGTCATTACCATCGAGGGCCCGCGCTTCTCCACCAAGGCCGAATCGCACATGTTCAGGATGTGGGGCGCCGACGTCATCAATATGTCCACCGTGCCGGAAGTCATCCTTGCCCGCGAGGTGGGTATCTGCTATCAATCGATCGCCATGTCCACCGACTACGACTGCTGGAAAGAGGGCGAAGAGCCGGTGACGTGGGAAATGGTCCTCTCCATCATGACCAAGAACGCGGAGAATGTAAAAAAGCTGCTCGTTCAAACCGTCGCAAAAATCAGCAGCGGCGGGTGCGAGCACTGCACCTAG
- a CDS encoding radical SAM protein — protein MDTIEKLKVLARDSQYDLACACGTGNDDRRKRGQEGKWLYPVTLPQGGYSVLLKTLLSNACVNDCKYCPLRARTDMRRCTLLPEEIVRVFLDYYRRRKVFGLFLSSGVIGSPDHTMDRITAVARLLRYKHGFKGYIHLKVIPGASDAAIEESLALANSVSLNIETPGKKHFDLLSNNKDYHNDILRPLKLMSALTGKGMRFSKVKCTTQFIVGASDEKDAEIVDYLFGLYRRMNFRRVYFSAYQKGLGDPGIPGERHVLTTPDELFVREHRLYQVDFLCRKYGFDKSDIIFGEDGNLRLDRDPKELWAERHPEFYPVRINTADKEALLRVPGLGPDTVQKILKARREGRIARLEDIGVKGRRGERIKRFVIVE, from the coding sequence ATGGACACGATCGAAAAATTGAAGGTGCTCGCCAGAGATTCCCAGTATGACCTCGCCTGCGCATGCGGCACCGGGAATGACGACCGCCGGAAGCGGGGGCAGGAGGGAAAGTGGCTCTACCCGGTGACCCTTCCCCAGGGCGGCTATTCGGTTCTCCTGAAGACGCTCCTTTCGAACGCCTGCGTCAACGACTGCAAATACTGCCCGCTCCGCGCGCGGACCGATATGCGGCGCTGCACGCTCCTGCCTGAAGAGATAGTCCGGGTCTTTCTCGATTATTACCGGAGGAGGAAGGTGTTCGGCCTGTTTCTCAGCTCCGGCGTGATCGGCAGCCCCGACCATACCATGGACAGGATCACTGCGGTTGCCCGGCTGCTCAGATACAAGCACGGGTTTAAGGGCTACATCCACCTGAAGGTGATTCCCGGGGCTTCCGACGCGGCGATCGAGGAATCACTCGCCCTTGCGAACTCGGTCTCGCTGAATATCGAGACCCCCGGGAAGAAACACTTCGATCTGCTCTCGAACAACAAGGATTACCACAACGACATCCTCCGCCCGCTTAAGCTCATGAGCGCGCTCACGGGAAAGGGGATGAGGTTTTCGAAGGTCAAATGCACCACGCAGTTCATCGTCGGCGCGTCCGACGAGAAGGACGCCGAGATCGTCGATTACCTTTTCGGGCTCTACCGTCGCATGAACTTCAGGAGGGTCTACTTTTCGGCCTACCAAAAGGGGCTGGGCGACCCCGGGATTCCCGGAGAGCGGCATGTGCTCACGACACCCGACGAGCTCTTCGTGAGGGAGCACCGCCTCTATCAGGTCGACTTTCTCTGCCGCAAGTACGGCTTCGATAAAAGCGATATCATCTTCGGCGAGGATGGAAATCTTCGGCTGGACAGGGATCCGAAGGAGCTCTGGGCAGAGCGCCATCCTGAATTCTACCCGGTCAGGATCAACACGGCCGATAAGGAGGCGCTGCTGCGCGTGCCCGGGCTCGGGCCCGACACGGTCCAGAAAATCCTCAAGGCCCGGCGCGAGGGGAGAATCGCACGGCTCGAAGATATCGGGGTAAAAGGCAGGAGAGGCGAGAGAATAAAGCGGTTCGTCATCGTCGAGTAA
- a CDS encoding BrnT family toxin, which yields MRYEWDEEKRQRNLKKHKVDFTAAAEFDGEAALVIPDTRREYEEERLVAIGPVNSRLHVMALTVRGEAVRVISLRKANGRERNCYEETIGQ from the coding sequence ATGCGTTATGAATGGGATGAGGAGAAAAGGCAGCGCAATCTAAAAAAGCACAAGGTAGATTTCACCGCCGCCGCCGAATTCGATGGGGAGGCAGCCCTTGTCATCCCTGATACCCGAAGGGAATATGAAGAAGAAAGATTGGTAGCAATCGGCCCTGTAAACTCACGGCTCCACGTAATGGCACTTACCGTAAGGGGTGAGGCAGTAAGAGTAATAAGCCTGAGGAAAGCAAACGGAAGGGAGAGAAACTGTTATGAAGAAACCATTGGTCAATGA
- a CDS encoding alginate export family protein has translation MRNVARLFLLISVVLCFASSVYAEHLFGPDELDTTYGAVFRLRQELWENAFDVDTLGRKNDNFFRLKSSVFVNFEYAKKYGLFVKLTNEARYYINSGAAANNSFDEDEIIFDNLYADFKNAFGLPVDVRLGRQDFLNYFGEGFLVMDGTPADGSRTFFFNAARVTWKPHKNHSVDFVYITDPRTDIYLPIAYSATKKSLTTSDEQGFVVYGKNKILDTLQVEPYYIHKTEDSFSTVSRLRLNTVGARAVFTYSGWKLRGEYAHQFGEYTNGTDRKGDGGYVFVGRKYDKVMWKPEFDLGYVYMSGDDPATTTEIESWNPLFSRWPIYSELLVFTLANETTALGGGVPAYWTNMHIYRANVKLNFTDATNLNLWYNYLRADERTSALNANMFSNSGKERGHLYQAMVSHKFSKKVDGYVLTEYFDPGDFYGRAADNALFFRWQLQVKL, from the coding sequence ATGAGAAACGTTGCACGGCTGTTTCTATTGATTTCAGTTGTTCTTTGTTTCGCCTCATCGGTCTATGCAGAACACCTCTTCGGGCCGGACGAGCTCGATACCACGTACGGCGCGGTCTTCAGGCTCCGGCAGGAGCTCTGGGAAAACGCCTTTGACGTCGATACCTTGGGGAGAAAAAATGATAATTTCTTCCGTCTTAAATCGTCCGTATTCGTCAATTTCGAGTACGCGAAAAAGTACGGTCTCTTTGTAAAGCTCACGAACGAGGCGAGATACTACATCAACTCCGGCGCCGCGGCGAACAACAGCTTCGACGAGGACGAGATAATTTTCGACAATCTTTATGCCGACTTCAAGAATGCTTTCGGGCTTCCCGTGGATGTGAGGCTGGGGAGGCAGGACTTTCTCAATTACTTCGGTGAGGGCTTCCTGGTCATGGACGGCACCCCGGCAGACGGGTCGAGGACCTTCTTTTTCAATGCCGCGCGGGTGACCTGGAAACCTCACAAGAACCACAGCGTCGATTTCGTATATATAACCGATCCCCGGACGGATATCTATCTGCCCATAGCCTACTCGGCAACCAAAAAGTCCCTGACCACCTCGGACGAGCAGGGATTTGTCGTATATGGAAAAAACAAGATACTCGATACCCTCCAGGTGGAGCCCTACTATATTCACAAGACCGAGGACTCCTTTTCAACGGTATCCCGGCTGCGGTTGAATACCGTCGGTGCACGGGCCGTTTTCACCTATAGCGGATGGAAGTTGAGAGGCGAGTACGCCCACCAGTTCGGGGAGTATACCAACGGAACGGACAGAAAGGGCGACGGCGGCTATGTCTTTGTCGGCCGCAAGTACGATAAAGTGATGTGGAAGCCGGAGTTCGATCTCGGGTATGTCTATATGTCGGGTGACGATCCCGCCACAACCACCGAGATCGAAAGCTGGAACCCGCTCTTCTCGAGATGGCCGATCTACAGCGAGCTCCTCGTGTTCACCCTCGCCAATGAGACCACCGCATTGGGCGGCGGCGTTCCTGCCTACTGGACGAATATGCATATCTACCGCGCGAACGTGAAGCTGAACTTCACCGATGCCACGAACCTGAACCTGTGGTATAACTATCTCAGGGCAGACGAGAGGACCAGCGCCCTCAATGCCAATATGTTCTCGAACAGCGGCAAGGAGAGGGGCCATCTCTACCAGGCGATGGTGAGCCACAAGTTCTCGAAGAAGGTCGACGGCTATGTGCTGACCGAGTATTTCGATCCCGGAGATTTTTACGGAAGAGCAGCAGACAACGCCCTGTTCTTCAGGTGGCAGCTGCAGGTTAAATTGTAA
- a CDS encoding BrnA antitoxin family protein: MKKPLVNDKGEVRELTAEDFKKARHASEVLPGIVKAHRKGRGPQKTPTKVPTTVRLSREVVEYFKSKGKGWQSRMDEALKKYVRSHSPK, encoded by the coding sequence ATGAAGAAACCATTGGTCAATGATAAGGGAGAGGTGCGGGAGCTCACGGCTGAGGATTTCAAGAAGGCCCGCCATGCATCGGAAGTTTTGCCCGGCATCGTGAAGGCGCATAGAAAGGGCAGAGGTCCGCAAAAGACCCCTACAAAAGTTCCTACTACGGTAAGACTGTCTCGCGAAGTGGTGGAATATTTCAAATCCAAAGGCAAAGGATGGCAATCGCGTATGGATGAGGCGCTCAAAAAATATGTGCGGTCGCATTCGCCTAAGTGA
- the aroA gene encoding 3-phosphoshikimate 1-carboxyvinyltransferase: MKMVLTRVSRLKGEIVPPPDKSISHRAVMFASLAEGTSVVRNFLRAEDPLSTMRAFTMLGVDIREKGGSEVVITGRGTRGLKEPFDVINCGNSGTTVRLLSGILAGNPFFSALTGDDSLKQRPMARVITPLKEMGARISGRAESRYLPFAIQGGGLKAITYAMPMSSAQVKSCLLLAGLYAEGETAVTEPYRSRDHTERMLAAMGASITVDRLTIRITGGSSLGAVEVTIPADFSSAAFFIAAALLVPGSEVVVKNVGMNPTRSGLLDIIKKMGASVEVFNSREVSGEPVADLACTTARSLKAVSIGKEAIPSLIDEFPILCVLATRAEGVTEIRGAEELRVKESDRIKAMATELKKLGVELEEYPDGIAIQGKTALKGTTVESYGDHRIAMSMAVAALIADGTMTINDASCVDISFPGFFEQLKTLCR, from the coding sequence ATGAAAATGGTGCTCACTAGGGTCAGCCGCCTGAAAGGGGAGATCGTCCCTCCTCCCGATAAGTCCATCTCCCATCGCGCCGTGATGTTCGCTTCCCTTGCCGAGGGCACGAGCGTCGTAAGGAATTTCCTGAGGGCGGAAGACCCCCTCAGCACCATGAGGGCCTTCACCATGCTCGGTGTCGATATCCGGGAGAAGGGCGGCAGCGAGGTCGTCATCACGGGAAGAGGCACCCGGGGCCTCAAGGAGCCGTTCGATGTCATCAACTGCGGCAACTCCGGCACGACCGTGCGCCTCCTCTCGGGCATCCTCGCGGGCAATCCCTTCTTTTCGGCGCTGACCGGCGATGATTCCTTGAAACAGCGGCCCATGGCCCGCGTCATCACCCCGCTCAAGGAGATGGGCGCGCGCATCAGCGGAAGAGCAGAGAGCAGGTACCTGCCCTTTGCGATTCAGGGCGGCGGTCTGAAGGCGATCACCTATGCGATGCCGATGTCCTCGGCCCAGGTGAAGTCGTGCCTCCTCCTCGCCGGGCTCTATGCAGAGGGAGAGACGGCGGTCACCGAGCCCTATAGATCGCGCGATCACACCGAGAGGATGCTCGCGGCAATGGGAGCGTCCATCACTGTCGACCGGCTCACCATCCGCATCACGGGAGGGTCCTCGCTCGGCGCGGTCGAGGTGACCATCCCCGCCGACTTTTCGTCAGCCGCCTTCTTCATCGCTGCCGCGCTCCTCGTCCCCGGTTCGGAGGTGGTCGTTAAAAACGTGGGGATGAACCCGACGAGAAGCGGCCTCCTCGATATCATAAAAAAGATGGGGGCCTCAGTAGAGGTGTTCAACAGCCGGGAGGTTTCGGGAGAGCCGGTCGCCGACCTCGCCTGCACGACCGCCCGCAGCCTGAAGGCCGTCTCGATCGGCAAAGAGGCGATCCCCTCGCTCATCGATGAGTTCCCGATCCTCTGCGTTCTCGCGACACGGGCCGAAGGGGTCACCGAGATACGGGGCGCTGAAGAGCTCCGCGTCAAGGAGTCCGATAGAATCAAGGCCATGGCAACGGAACTGAAGAAGCTCGGCGTCGAGCTCGAAGAATACCCCGACGGCATCGCGATACAAGGGAAGACCGCATTGAAAGGCACCACCGTAGAGAGCTACGGCGACCACCGGATAGCGATGTCCATGGCCGTAGCCGCCCTGATCGCCGACGGCACAATGACGATCAACGACGCCTCCTGCGTCGATATCTCCTTCCCCGGATTTTTCGAGCAGCTGAAGACGCTCTGCCGGTAA